The Papio anubis isolate 15944 chromosome 5, Panubis1.0, whole genome shotgun sequence genome has a segment encoding these proteins:
- the MCIDAS gene encoding multicilin yields the protein MQACGGGAAGRRAFDSICPNRMLALPGRALLCKPGKPERKFAPPRKFFPGCTGGIPVSVYEDPPEAQPTALPALTTIDLQDLADCSSLLGSDAPPGGDLAASQNHSLQTEVDFDLQDFRDTVDDLIADSSSMMSPTLASRDFPFSPCDMSPFGPCLSPPLDPRALQSPPLRPPDVPPPEQYWKEVADQNQRALGDALVENNQLHVTLTQKQEEIASLKERNVQLKELASRTRHLASVLDKLMITQSRDCGAAAEPFLLKAKAKRSLEELVSAAGQDCAEVDAILREISERCDEALQSRDHKRPRLQPEPANTDTRPGNLHGTFRGLHTDCSTRALNLSHSELEEGGSFSTPIRSHSTIRTLAFPQGNAFTIRTANGGYKFRWVPS from the exons atgCAGGCGTGCGGAGGCGGCGCGGCCGGCCGCCGGGCCTTCGATAGCATCTGTCCCAACAGAATGCTGGCACTGCCGGGCCGGGCGCTGCTCTGCAAGCCGGGGAAGCCGGAGAGGAAG TTCGCTCCTCCGCGGAAGTTCTTCCCCGGATGCACAGGCGGGATCCCGGTGTCGGTGTACGAGGATCCTCCGGAGGCCCAGCCCACCGCGCTGCCAG CCCTCACCACCATAGACCTGCAGGACCTCGCTGACTGCTCTTCGCTACTCGGGTCCGACGCGCCGCCTGGTGGTGACCTGGCCGCCTCGCAG AACCATTCCCTCCAAACGGAAGTGGACTTCGATCTGCAGGATTTCAGAGACACGGTGGATGATCTCATTGCAG ACTCATCCTCTATGATGTCGCCTACCCTGGCCAGCAGAGacttccccttctctccttgCGACATGTCGCCATTCGGGCCCTGCCTCTCCCCGCCACTGGACCCACGGGCTCTGCAGTCACCACCGCTGCGCCCTCCAGACGTGCCCCCGCCTGAGCAGTACTGGAAGGAGGTGGCGGACCAGAACCAGAGAGCGCTGGGAGACGCGCTCGTTGAAAATAATCAA CTGCACGTGACGCTGACCCAGAAACAGGAGGAGATCGCCTCGCTCAAGGAGCGGAACGTGCAGCTGAAGGAACTTGCCAGCCGAACCCGGCACCTGGCCTCGGTGCTGGAT AAGCTGATGATCACACAGTCCAGGGATTGTGGGGCGGCGGCCGAGCCCTTCCTGCTTAAGGCAAAGGCCAAAAGGAGCCTGGAGGAGTTGGTCAGCGCTGCGGGGCAGGATTGCGCGGAAGTGGACGCCATCCTGAGGGAGATTTCCGAGCGCTGCGATGAAGCCCTGCAGAGCCGCGATCACAAGCGGCCCCGACTGCAGCCAGAGCCCGCCAACACGGACACCAGGCCCGGGAACCTGCACGGCACCTTCCGGGGGCTGCACACCGACTGCAGCACGAGAGCGTTGAACCTGAGCCACAGTGAGCTGGAGGAGGGCGGCTCCTTCAGCACCCCCATCCGCAGCCACAGCACCATCCGAACCCTCGCCTTCCCCCAGGGCAATGCCTTCACCATCAGAACAGCCAATGGGGGTTACAAGTTCCGCTGGGTCCCCAGTTGA